The Diospyros lotus cultivar Yz01 chromosome 15, ASM1463336v1, whole genome shotgun sequence genome has a window encoding:
- the LOC127792310 gene encoding uncharacterized protein LOC127792310: MEKEPIKPDEREEDEALELVLFQVSECYVYLIPPRKSAASYRADEWNVNKWAWEGTLKIVSKGEECIIRLEDKTTGELYARAFLRDGEPHPVEPVIDSSRYFVLRIEENIGGRPRHAFIGIGFRERPEAYDFQAALHDHMNYLNKKKTAEEMEQQYQKTNSVDYSLKDGETIVLQLKNNSGRGGRSKFFEQGLNNLSLEEKNNRKEPAICIRPPPPPSASVSPVLTAVSSPSGSPNSLSLKETSKENDSDPSEPHSSGSEAPHDTPDEDFGDFQTAG; encoded by the exons ATGGAGAAGGAGCCGATTAAGCCAGACGAGAGGGAAGAGGACGAAGCATTAGAGCTCGTTCTTTTTCAAGTCTCTGAATGCTATGTTTATCTG ATACCACCAAGAAAAAGTGCAGCTTCCTACAG GGCTGATGAATGGAATGTCAACAAATGGGCATGGGAGGGCACATTGAAAATTGTTAGCAAGGGAGAAGAGTGCATCATCAGACTTGAAGATAAGACAACAG GTGAACTGTATGCTCGGGCATTCTTGAGAGATGGAGAACCACATCCAGTAGAGCCTGTAATTGATAGTAGCAG ATACTTTGTTCTTCGCATCGAAGAGAACATTG GTGGCCGCCCAAGACATGCATTCATTGGTATAGGTTTCCGAGAAAGACCGGAGGCATATGACTTCCAAGCCGCCCTTCATGACCATATGAA TTACttgaacaaaaagaaaactgCCGAAGAGATGGAACAGCAGTACCAGAAAACAAATTCTGTCGATTACAGCTTAAAAGACGGGGAGACTATCGTGCTTCAACTAAAGAAT AATAGTGGTCGGGGTGGGCGGTCCAAGTTTTTCGAGCAAGGTCTGAATAATCTCTCGttggaagaaaagaataacCGAAAAGAGCCTGCAATATGTATAAGGCCCCCGCCACCTCCCTCGGCATCAGTTTCGCCCGTTCTCACCGCTGTTAGTTCTCCCTCGGGCTCACCAAACAGTTTGAGTCTCAAGGAAACTTCCAAAGAGAACGACTCAGATCCTTCGGAGCCACATTCTTCTGGAAGTGAAGCCCCACATGACACACCAGACGAGGATTTCGGCGATTTTCAAACGGCAGGGTGA